ACTACTTCCCGGGTGAGTTCCCGACCGGATTCGACCGGAAGGTGAAGCAGTCCGACCTCGCGACCGTGGACAGCACGGTCAACGCGGCGACGGATGCGCGGCTGTTCAAGATGCTGCACCCGGTGATGCCCGACGGTGGTGGCGGCTGGGCTCGTGTCATTCGCGTCGACCCGCCGCGGACGATCCGGTACTACCTCGACGACACGCAGTACGGGTGGTCCGGCCGGACCGAGGAGGACACGGACGGCGGGGACTTCCCGTTCCCGAAGTGGCGCTTGGAAGGAAAGCCGGTGCTGTACAAGGCCGGGCGGTACTACCAGGAGCGATGGAACGCGGCCACGTTCGTGCCGTCGGTGTACGCCGCGACGCGGTCGGGGAGCGAGCTGAACATCTCGCTGTACAGCCTCACCGACGCGGACGGGCACGTCGGCGCCATCACCATGACGCCGGCGAGTGCGAAGCTCTACCGCGACGGGACCGAGATCGCATCCTCGCCGTACTTCGGCAACATCGACGTCGCGGACCTGCCCGCCGGTAAGGCGTCGTACAAACTGGTCACGACCGGCACCCAGGACGTGTGGCCGTTCTCGACGCGGGTCGATCTGGAGGCGACGTTCACGTCGTCGGCGGACCAGACGAGCGTTCCGATCCGAACCGTCGCGTTCCGGCCGGAGCTGGACGGGAACAACACGATGGAACGCAAGCCGGTCACCGTCCTGCCGTACGAGGTCAAGGGCGGTGCGGTGGCGAAGGTGAAGATCGAGTACTCCGGCGACGCCGGAGCGACCTGGCGCCAGGCACCGGTCGCCGGCGGCAAGGCGATCTTCCCGACGCCTGCGGGCAAGACCGTCTCGCTGCGCTCCACCGCCACGGACGCAGCCGGGAACAGCACGACGCAAACCGTGATCGCCGCCTACAGCCTGCGGTGAGAACGACAGAACGCCCCCGGGAAACGATCCCGGGGGCGTTCTGCTGGGTGCTTTTGTCAGCCGATCAGGCCGAGGTCCTTCACGGCGTCGCGCTCCTCGCCGAGCTCGGCGGTCGACGCGTCGATCTTGCCGCGGGAGAACTCGTTGATCTCCAGGCCCTGGACGATCTCCCAGTTGCCGTCCTTGGTGGTCACCGGGAACGACGAGATCAGGCCCTCCGGTACGTCGTACGAACCGTCGGAGACGACCGCCATCGACAGCCAGTCACCCTCGGCCGAGCCCTTCAGCCAGTCGCGGGTGTGGTCGATGGTGGCCGCCGCGGCGGAGGCCGCCGACGACGCGCCGCGGGCCTCGATGATCGCCGCGCCGCGCTTCTGCACGGTCGGCAGGAAGTCGTTCTCCACCCAGGCCTGGTCGTTGACGACCTCGGCCGCGTTCTTGCCGGCCACCTCGGCGTGGAAGATGTCCGGGTACTGGGTCGCGGAGTGGTTGCCCCAGATCGTCAGCTTCTTCAGGTCGGTGACGTGCGTGCCGGTCTTCTTCGCCAGCTGCGCCAGCGCCCGGTTGTGGTCCAGCCGGGTCAGCGCCGAGAACCGCTCGGCCGGGATGTCCGGTGCGTTGCTCTTGGCGATCAGCGCGTTGGTGTTCGCCGGGTTGCCGGTGACGGTGATCCGGATGTCGTCGGCGGCGTGGTCGTTCAGCGCCTTGCCCTGGACGGTGAAGATCGCGCCGTTCGCCTCCAGCAGGTCGCCGCGCTCCATCCCCTTGGTCCGCGGCCGCGCGCCCACCAGCAGCGCGACGTTGACCCCGTCGAAGACGACGTTCGGGTCGTCGCCGATCTCGATCCCGGCGAGCGTCGGGAACGCGCTGTCGTCGAGCTCCATCACGACACCCTCGAGCGCCTTCAGCGCCGGGGTGATCTCCAGCAGCCGCAGCTCCACCGGCGTGTCCGGCCCGAGCAGTGCGCCGCTCGCGATCCGGAACAGCAGGCTGTAACCGATATTCCCTGCGGCCCCGGTAACGGCCACCTTCACCGGTGTAGTGCTCACGACATGCTCCTAGCTCATCCGATTATGTGCTTCGGACGCTAGCAACCCAGCTGTCTCATCCCAACTCTGGGGCACCACCGACTTGCTCACACCATCTTTGAGAACCCACCAACCGTTTTGCTTGCTGACAAATGGTTGGTGGGTTCTCAAAGATGGGAGCTGAGAGGATGGCTCCGTGGAGCGGCGGACTGGGTCGGGGTTGGCTACTGTTGAGGCGCAGGTGGATGGGACGTTCTTGCTGCGGGTTGACGGGTCGCCGCAGTCGCAGGTGGATCTGGCGGACCCGGGGAACCTGTCGTTCGAGTACATGCGCCGGATCGGCGACGTCGTGGACGCGGTCGCGCCGCGGCGTCAGCCGATCGCGGTGGCGCATGTCGGCGGGGCCGCGCTGAGCCTGCCGCGGTACGTCGCCGTGACGCGGCCGCGGTCGCGGCAGATCGTGCTCGAACCGGACGAGGACCTGACCGAGTTCGTCCGCGAGGCGCTGCCGTTGCCGAAGCGGTCCGGGATCAAGGTCCGGCCGGTCACCGGGCGGGCGGGGATCACCGAGTTGTACGACGACTCGATGGACCTGGTGATCCTGGACGCGTTCGAGCACGAGGCGGTGCCGGCGAATCTGGTGACGGCCGAGTTCTTCGCGGAGTGCGCTCGGGTGCTGCGGCCGACCGGCGTACTGATCGCGAACCTCATCGACGGGAAGGCCGGGTTGCCGTTCATCCGGCGTACGGCGGCGACGGTACGGGACGTGGTTGGTGAGGGCGTCGTACTCGCTGAGCGGAAGATCCTGCGGGGCAAGGGGTTCGGGAACGTGATCATGGTGGCGTCACCGCAAGCCGTGCCTGATCTGACGGATGCGGGACGGCGGGCGCAACCGCCGTACGACGTGATGCCTTTGCAGGAGCTCGCCGGGAAAGCGGCGCCGCTGACCGACGCGGAAGGCTTCGTCACGCCGCGGGCGCCGGCCTCAGCCTTCCGGAGCTGAGGCGTTGTAAGGCTTCGGCGACCGCGGTGCGCTCGGCGGGGGTTGCGCCGACTGTCCGGACGAGGTGGTCGAGGCGGTCTCTGCCGGGGAGCCTGGTGCCTTGGAGCCACGCCTGGATCGTCGCCCGCGGGATGCCGGTCTCTTGCTCGAGCGCTCGCAAGGATCGCGGCCGGGCTAGCGCCGCTAGCGCGACTCCCAGGTCTTCGAGGTTCTCCGCGTTCTCCAGCAAACCGACGATGTCGCGCGGATCGCGGCTCGCCTGCTGCCATCGCCGGTGCCAGACCGGCAGCAGGTCCGGCGGGAGTCCGCAGCCGGTCAGATAGGCGGCGGCCACGTCCCAGGTCGGGAGGTGCTTGCCGCTGGTCGCGCGGATCAGGTGCGGATGCGAGTAGTGCGCGCGGTCCGCCAGTTGGCGGTAGCTCAGACCCGCCTGACGACGTACCCGTTGCAAGGCGGCGGCGAAAGCTGCGACATCCTCCACGTGTTCAAACATAACTCAACATGTTTCAACAGATCAAGGCCGGTTACGCTTAGCCCCGTGTCTGTCGCGAAGGTTGCCGCCCTGGCCTACTACCCGGTGAAAGGCCTCGCCGGGATCCCCGTCGAGACCGCCGACGTCGGACCGACCGGTCTGCTGAACGACCGGCTGTTCATGCTGGTCCAGCCGGACGGGACGTTCCTCAGTCAACGCAAGCTGCCCGCGATGGCCACGCTGCGTGCCGAACTCGCCGGCGACGCGCTCCGGCTGTCGGCGCCCGGCGCCCCGGACCTCGAGATCGAGATCCGGTACGACGGGAAGCGGCGGGACGTCAGCCTGTTCGAGAAATGGTTCGGGCAGGGCATCGTGCAGGACCCGGCCGCGGACGAGTGGTTCTCCGCGCGGCTCGGTGCGCCGGCGGCTCTGGTTCGCGTGACGCCCGAGCACGAGCGGCCCGGGTGGGGCGTAAATCGCGGGCTGACCGGGTTCGGCGACGCGCACGCGTTGATGATCACGTCGCAGGCGTCACTCGACGGGCTGAATGCACGCATCCTCGAACACGGTGGCAACGCGATCCCGATGAACCGCTTCCGGCCGAACCTGGTCGTCTCCGGGTGGGCCGAGCCGCACACCGAGGACAAGGTGCTCCGGATGACCGCCGGCGCGGTGGAGATCGGGTACTCCGCGCGCGGGATCCGGTGCGCGGTGCCGACCGTTGATCAGGCCACGGGCGCCAAGTCCGGGCCGGAACCGACCCGGACGCTGGCGACGTACCGGCGGGAACCCGCCTACGGC
This Kribbella sp. NBC_00482 DNA region includes the following protein-coding sequences:
- a CDS encoding MOSC domain-containing protein; this translates as MSVAKVAALAYYPVKGLAGIPVETADVGPTGLLNDRLFMLVQPDGTFLSQRKLPAMATLRAELAGDALRLSAPGAPDLEIEIRYDGKRRDVSLFEKWFGQGIVQDPAADEWFSARLGAPAALVRVTPEHERPGWGVNRGLTGFGDAHALMITSQASLDGLNARILEHGGNAIPMNRFRPNLVVSGWAEPHTEDKVLRMTAGAVEIGYSARGIRCAVPTVDQATGAKSGPEPTRTLATYRREPAYGGGVSFGVKGAVLAPGNIQVGDEITVQEWIPDGTDPAPDRRS
- a CDS encoding spermidine synthase — protein: MDGTFLLRVDGSPQSQVDLADPGNLSFEYMRRIGDVVDAVAPRRQPIAVAHVGGAALSLPRYVAVTRPRSRQIVLEPDEDLTEFVREALPLPKRSGIKVRPVTGRAGITELYDDSMDLVILDAFEHEAVPANLVTAEFFAECARVLRPTGVLIANLIDGKAGLPFIRRTAATVRDVVGEGVVLAERKILRGKGFGNVIMVASPQAVPDLTDAGRRAQPPYDVMPLQELAGKAAPLTDAEGFVTPRAPASAFRS
- a CDS encoding helix-turn-helix domain-containing protein, which encodes MEDVAAFAAALQRVRRQAGLSYRQLADRAHYSHPHLIRATSGKHLPTWDVAAAYLTGCGLPPDLLPVWHRRWQQASRDPRDIVGLLENAENLEDLGVALAALARPRSLRALEQETGIPRATIQAWLQGTRLPGRDRLDHLVRTVGATPAERTAVAEALQRLSSGRLRPAPAA
- a CDS encoding malate dehydrogenase, whose protein sequence is MSTTPVKVAVTGAAGNIGYSLLFRIASGALLGPDTPVELRLLEITPALKALEGVVMELDDSAFPTLAGIEIGDDPNVVFDGVNVALLVGARPRTKGMERGDLLEANGAIFTVQGKALNDHAADDIRITVTGNPANTNALIAKSNAPDIPAERFSALTRLDHNRALAQLAKKTGTHVTDLKKLTIWGNHSATQYPDIFHAEVAGKNAAEVVNDQAWVENDFLPTVQKRGAAIIEARGASSAASAAAATIDHTRDWLKGSAEGDWLSMAVVSDGSYDVPEGLISSFPVTTKDGNWEIVQGLEINEFSRGKIDASTAELGEERDAVKDLGLIG